taagtatatatatgaTAGGTATGCATCCAGACGTCACAATGTCAACAACCTAAAAGCATTATGTACCCAACCAAATAGTAATAATCTTTCATAAAAACTTTTCCTTTTCGAACAATAGGAGAACATAAAGATATGAATAGAATTCGACTTGCATTCAAACGCATACTGTGAGAAGAATAAGTGttcgcacatacatacctacatctctgtttacataaatataacgAATTTTATCAATCTGTAAGGTTATCACTGCATTTGAGTCATTACCAAGCACGAGTCCGTTTCTTGAGAGAGCGGCAAGACAGTCAAAACAGTCGAGCGCTGACTTCGGAGTGAGTAGtgtgtaaaaaatgaaatatgttcgctttaattaaattaaataacaaatccgaacgaaaaaataagtaaatcttGTTAATAAAGGCTTATCAGACTAAATGGTGTTCAAGTAAATGTTGCGAgttgtgtataaaaaaaaaaagtaaacttaCACACAACAGCCACAGCTGACGTTTCACGTTGATGAAGCGCTTTATCCATGTCGTCTTCGTCCAGTGCTCGTTGTAACTCCGAGGAATCACTTATTGACTGGTCCAATAAAAATGCTGTGGCTCAGCGCAGTAAAAGTGTACCACGAATGTATGGTTGTATTGATACTTTAGCGGCCGCGTCAACACCTTCGAATAATCAGAATAGCTTTGGAGCATCAGTAACAACACATAATAGCCCACCGCATAGTATCGAATGTGATGTTGCAGTGACGTCGGGTCGTAGAGTAGGTGACGGTTCGTCAGTGGTGAATGTTCGTCAGCACTTAAGACAAAATAGTGATCACAACAGCAGTTGCAATGATCAATATCGTCATGGCCTAACAACGCACCGTTATAGTTATACTGGTGGTGGGAGTAGCGCCGGTGCTCTGCTGCACTTATCAACACCACGACTTGAATCATTCGCGTCACCAACAACCAGAGTGGGTTCATCGTTGTTCGGTGATAGTATGACAGAGATTGTTGTAAGTATACAAAGATACTGTATATTGGGATTGAAATTTGAGTgaatacaataacaaattacaCTGGTATataaataaagctttttttaCTTAAGAATCTTAATGATTTCGGATTAAAGTAAACAATCTAGATCATCAAAATTTCTCACATCTGGAGAATCCATTAACCGATCAAACAAGTAtactgaattaaatattttttttatatcttttttcttcttgtccttgaaaaagttttgtaaAGGTGTTATTAGTATGTGGttctttaattcaaatttattaaaaaataaataaataatttatcggCGTGTATACTTCTGTTAACTCCTCCTCCTAAAGAAGCGACCTacggttttaagccgactccgaacggcaaatggttcttatgaggagctttttcatggcagaaatacactcgaggtttgccattgcctgccgaggggcgatcgctattaaaaaaaaaactttttctattatttgaagttcatgcacggatattcgaacctacgcactcccgaatggtggtcacgtaccaacccattcgtctaagtaaattcaaatgtattaccttaacaatttttgttataatataaaGAAAACCAACTTATGATATCACACAAATCTATTCTTTGTGGACCGCTTTGTTAAACGTTCCTTGGGTATCGTCAATGCagaaatgcatatttttattccCATGCGCATAACTTTTATGTTTATCGGAGCAATTGTTTCAAtgataacttaaattttttctagatacccttttttacaatataaatcgaaattttcgtatttttgaaaaaaaaaaatgttttgtttagtCTGTAAATATCTAGAAaacgttaaatttttattgaaaaaatgaatTACCTTTGATTCGATGTACAATTTGTTTTCATCGGTTTCTCCAGATATtagaaatttgaatgaaatgtTATTCggtaatatctcgaaaactacatAATATTAAGGgtgtcttctggtctcgaggccctgaaatgaagggtttttttggggattgattgtgacaaatcctgtgaatatttaaaaaaaaatttttttttattttaaaggtacatgtcttggcttttaaaaaatggttttgactttgaaaaaaattaacacccgcgaccttgaaatggcgctgaagacgtccacctccaaacgaaacaggtctccattttggtcacggttttcccacctgggtaatcagaaagcaaaaattagatatgcgttgtcttcagagttgccctggttaagttttcccgtgacagattttttttttttaatttttttcaaaagttatgcaacaatttgcaaaaaaaatttttttttgcttattttttgaactttaaaaggttataaaaatggaatgaaaaaaaatttcaaaaatcgtacacggggaaacttagcggtaagttttccgaaccttttaagaccaaaaccattgaaatcggagtataactactatgaaaagtgtgaccaaaatgcttaaaaaacacgattttcggggaaacgcgtttaaagataaagtttatgataaaacggccggaggagggtacacttcggtgcccagaaaaatgtgaaaaaatgcgattttcaaaaaatcctttctgtggcgtattctcgcatacacatacaacaaaattatgcaaaaaaaaaaaaatcgatttttttttcgctggagaccagaagacccccttaagaaaaaaattatgtggattttcGGACTCTGCGGATGATTTTACATAGGGATTGATTTTTTCGGCCATATTCGGTGATATTGTGTTAGATAGATTCGAACGTTtattcttatatatataaaaaaagtgtgtaCCCGTGTGTATGCACATAGATGCATATATGAAgcatttaaaagtaaatattataacAAAGGTCTCCTCATGGATGCTAACAATTTAGACTGTTGGGTCAAAGAATCAATCACGTTTTGCTATCGGTGCGTAGATGTAAATGAGGAAGTCGGCAAATAAATTCACATCGATATTTACTTTGGTGAGAGCGACGCATAATAGTGTGAAAATTACTAATTCACGAGAAATTATTTCGGCCACACTTAAGAGAAATATCTTTCTTACATTCAGACACTTTCACTTCACAAGGTTTATATCAGAGCAATTTCTTCTGACGATAAAAAGGCctttaattatgaaaaatatttgtaagaaaacTGTGCCAGTGTCACATTAGTTTCTAGCCTTTATTAGTGAGCTTATTTGGATGACTTCTGATCACTTCGGGAAACGGTTCGACTTCTTGCAAATGTCTAGGAGGATACCTGcacaagttttttttatcgaGAAGTATTGTATTAACAAGTCCGTGCTGACTTTCGTTTATTGCATCCCAATAGCATTCAGTGAACACATCGGTATTGCGGCAACGCTTCTCTACTTTTATACCCGAGCGCTTATGCTCAAAAGTATTATaagtataattttgttcacataactgTTGTATGTCACAGATCGATGAGATGAGTTGATTTAGCCCTGTTTGCCTGCCCATTCATCTGACCGTGCGCACTAtggtttaaacaaaaattaatatatttcattgaaaCTTGGCTTGGCTTGCTCTTTGTCCAAGGTagtttaatattgaaaatgatCGAAGTCCGTCATAAAACaacagtaattttcaaaaaagaaaaaagttatatttctgccagcaagaggaagcgggcgaccgcggtaatagcgctaacacacgaaatttagcgaagtcctcaaccatctgtgcgatccttctgccagaaaaatgtgagacaccgatggcgctccaagcagtaagaaggagttgttcctaagcaacgactaCTTAGGActagtagcggcaggctaatcacctaccctgtcagaaatcaaacacagattaacgaaaccaacgcaagactgagtcttgtcgaggccctatgctcccgagaggagtgaacaaggaaaaaaaattagtttattaaaaacaacGCAAATTTGGTACAAATGATAAgctcaagaaaataaatacgacgcaagaaaaattttaatcagatatacataaataatcatTCCTTCGACGGCGGTCGAAGAgtgcaggttcgaatctccatgcatgaaacaccaaaggacagaaaagttttttctaatggcggtcacaactcggcaggcaatggtaaacctccgagtgtatttctgccatgaaaaagctcttcataaaaaatctcatctgccgttcggagtcggcttaaacctgtaggtccgtccatttgtggaacaacatcaagacgctcgcaCCTAAAATAGGTATTAGCGCCAATtacacaggtctgcaaaaaaatgagttcggaatgttctataaaagtgtagtatcatttccgaagtaattttttgcgtagaatccgaatccggggtttaaattgctctatcacgtcaggattttgagatatcctaacccaaatgtgcaaaaaacactgttttttcccatttttgaggttatgtagctacgcagattttgttcttcataaaaaagtaagcataGTATTTCAAagtataagtcttcctcttttaaatgccgttgagtttgcttaaatatctttatttttcactgagatatcgcattttgaagtttccatgtttgtgaatttttcgatattcgaaaatccattgagataacatgagacgtgatacggtcgattacatagtcgcacaaaaaaaataaaaaaaacttcaaaatgcgatatctcagtgaaaaataaagatatttatgaATGAATTAAAGCTTTCTTCTATACTCTAAAGGTAGATGATCTACGAAATTCGCATGAACCCACATCCGAGTTGCTCGATTATTGCAAACGCAAggtaaaataaatcaaagctTTCTTTGTTATTTCAGCTCCGCTAATTACATCCGTTTGAATACATATTTCATTTCTAGTTTCTTCGTCCGTTTATCATAGTATTATCCCTTGTCGGCGTGAATCCTATACCAACTGATACATCAAAGATTCTCTGCTTCTTAAATTACTTTCAAGCTTTTTTGGTGCTGCTGATACTATTATTTGGatattttctacaatatttatgCTCATATCGGTAATGGCCTTATTTcatacatattatttattattgctactgacttttttgttttcacttttagTGGTGATCGTGGCTTTATAGCGCACGATCAGGATCTAATCATTGATCCGAATTCAAATGCGACATACACTGTGGGTCAATTATTGTTTGGTCACATTTTCCCCAACACGCTTGACTTTTGTAGCTTCGTATCAGCTGTTATGGTTTTTAAAATTCTCGATCAAGAGCAATTACAGAATTTGATCGAGCGCGTATTTCTCACCACCTTAGAACCGCGTCGCTTGTGCAAAATACTGTGGCTATATTTGTGGTGTGGAATCATATTATTGGCCCTACTCTTCGCATACACGGCTCCTTCTGTGATTTTGCAGTCGCGCATCATTCAAGTCAAATGGTTCACAGGAATATTGGCCGATTGGGAATTGGCGACCAAggtaaagattttttaaaatgcgcgccttttttttgcttataaacatttctttttttatttatacccaCAGATTGTGCTGATTGGCACGCTTTTCGTGCAAGATTTGGTTGAAGTGGTAATCATATCCAACTATTGTGTCCAGTGTTATTTGTTGCGGGTGCACATATCTTCGCTGTCCCACAAACTTTTGATGCATTCCATTGAGACGATCGATTGGATGCGGGTAATTAAACATACTATATTCGGTTGGCTTTTTCGGTTTACATTCACATGAGTTCACAGTCTCTAACTATCCTTAGTATATAGTTTGTTGTGAATAATCATCGTTCTCGTCCATGGCAATTAAATCGTGAAAATGTTCCTTTGCGATAAGACTAAACATTGTTAAAGACGACACCTATTTTgcgttcccacggcagtcggttctacattaccggaactacacggatttatatccggctaaggactgtcactccagcagcatttcacGAACATGtttgctataacaacaacatctTGCGGATAGCATTTTCGTATTCAAATATTTAGCGAAACTGCAATCACTGACCCATTTGGTAAACCTGTAGTCTCTTCAAGCTCGTTTCCCTTCACTCGCCGGTCGTTCAAAATCTTATCGTGGACTTTATCGATCACTTCTAGTGTGGTAGCATCACCTTCATTTTGTGTTGGCATTATTATTATATCTGGCCCAAGTGAACTACGGCATCttatgtggttgttgttgtagcagttaacTTTGTGGTCTATTGTGCTTGCTCGCGAGCCTATAATTGGCGACTTCTGATGAATTTGAGCAACTTCTCAGACTCCTTGAGCTACTCACCAATTAGTTTAAAGTTGCGCTACCTGGATGTGCGAGTATTCGCCTTGCGGAGCAGCGTATTTGCGGAGGAGGCGTTTTGTCGTTTTATTGTCTAGCTCACAAAAAGCAGACGCGGTTTTCTAGTAATCGTAGTTGCCTGAAATGATAACAAGACTACCTTGGCCCCAATTAGAATTCAGTGAGAACTCATAAGTCTTCTTTatcctaggtaggtaggtagttagatgaaatggttgaagtgcgaGTTtaacactcctcaagtagcactaaagcgccgttttgataccattatgaaaccCCCCACAGGCAGATATCTTCAGCCAGCCAGagttgttgatataatggagaatatTGATGGGATCTAGTTTGGCGCACTGGAGCCTACTTGATGCTCTTCTAGAAGCAGGGAATGAACTATGTTTGCCTGCATTTGCCCTGGCCCCCTATCGAGTGCCGTATGAATTCCGTGTCTTCCCAGTCGTTGATAATTGCTTTTACGTGGACTTTGGCTTTTGTGCTAACATAATGGATGGTTCCACTCAATGGTGAAGAGTTCCCATAATAACTTTAGAACTTTTGTGTGagttaatttattgttttttcgagCACCCGATTTAACTTTCTCGTGGGTGCCTTTTACAAAACCCCGTCATAGCAAAACTAATTTTCAGAGACATATTTAGTCAACCTCGTATCATAAATATTTCCGAAATAtcttaactacatacatatatacatacattatttaTCGATAACTCTTTCATTTCGTAGGAGGTGCTCGAATTTCATAAGCTATTGGATCACCTCAATCGTTACGCCGCTGTGCCTGTGTGCTTCTTAACGATTATGAATTTGGCGTATGCATTCGCTGgcttaatatatattttcaatgatttagATTTTCATTATTCCGCATTGGAAATTGTAGTcttaaatatattcaatgtgCTATTATGGCTATTGCTGGGCGTAATACCGTTTGTCTTGGCTGCTTCGGTGACGCAGGCGTGTCAAAAGGCCCAAACCAACGGTCATCACATCAGAACTCGTCCATTTGTATATCACAGCACGTCATCGGATGATTTGAACTCAACTCTATTGTTTTCATCGTCTTTACAAATgtctgctaaaatttttaaaatgccaATCCAACCAAACTATATTTGCTGTGCCCTATTAGCCATAACGATACTTGTTTTGACCCTCGGCATGTGCCTCAATCCATCAATCATTggtattttgtaataaattaacaaatatacagataagtaaaaattttttacaaaattgtattataaaattaaaatttgtgaaaatttcttAATGTCCTTACTAATCCTTGTTAAATAGGCTTAGGGAAATAAAGAAATGTAATTTACGCTTACATGTACGTACAGTGCTGGataaaaatttatggtattACGAGTAAATCAtacatatagaaaaatgttataaaaaaagaggttgtctgtaaagtcggtttactgacgatagtttaacgtgataacgtcataagaaaatactgattgagtggttgcatttttcaaaagaaaattttaattttatttgtttgatagatattttgtatgaatatagagaatgaggtaacattaacataacataatatactttaacataacataacataacataacataacataacataacaacatagcataacataacataacataacataacatgacataacataacataacataacataacataacataacgctctcgcttgcagttcaagcacattagcttacatttgcttgcgtacggaatagattcgtatatttttgatatgtccatatgatttgtatgcatctttacatatagatttgttcgttttgaaaattccgcgaaattgtatatgtatatgcatgtttatatacatatattagtatacaacatatcttataaggtatatggtaaatattaccatacattttttccttcatatataataaaaaaattaataataataacattaaaacaacaggtattagctattaacaaacttggttttatt
The sequence above is drawn from the Anastrepha obliqua isolate idAnaObli1 chromosome 4, idAnaObli1_1.0, whole genome shotgun sequence genome and encodes:
- the LOC129245898 gene encoding uncharacterized protein LOC129245898 — translated: MSSSSSARCNSEESLIDWSNKNAVAQRSKSVPRMYGCIDTLAAASTPSNNQNSFGASVTTHNSPPHSIECDVAVTSGRRVGDGSSVVNVRQHLRQNSDHNSSCNDQYRHGLTTHRYSYTGGGSSAGALLHLSTPRLESFASPTTRVGSSLFGDSMTEIVVDDLRNSHEPTSELLDYCKRKFLRPFIIVLSLVGVNPIPTDTSKILCFLNYFQAFLVLLILLFGYFLQYLCSYRGDRGFIAHDQDLIIDPNSNATYTVGQLLFGHIFPNTLDFCSFVSAVMVFKILDQEQLQNLIERVFLTTLEPRRLCKILWLYLWCGIILLALLFAYTAPSVILQSRIIQVKWFTGILADWELATKIVLIGTLFVQDLVEVVIISNYCVQCYLLRVHISSLSHKLLMHSIETIDWMREVLEFHKLLDHLNRYAAVPVCFLTIMNLAYAFAGLIYIFNDLDFHYSALEIVVLNIFNVLLWLLLGVIPFVLAASVTQACQKAQTNGHHIRTRPFVYHSTSSDDLNSTLLFSSSLQMSAKIFKMPIQPNYICCALLAITILVLTLGMCLNPSIIGIL